A genome region from Methanobacterium subterraneum includes the following:
- a CDS encoding molybdenum cofactor guanylyltransferase: MKSCIILCGGRSRRMGKDKGLMNLDGDPFIIHLLKMVVKITEEIILVLRDKKQVELYQNCINDFKRQIHNHDPHIKLVVDIEVDQGPLLGLYTGLSHIKSEGALVLPCDSPFVSPYFVDKMFELTEVSEACILVPVWPDGSTEPLHSYYCKECIPIIQKQLENGFRNVKSLLEKIDVAYVGVEVLDPGKKSFINLNRPEDVSQSLKK; this comes from the coding sequence ATGAAATCCTGTATAATACTTTGTGGTGGCAGAAGCCGACGTATGGGAAAGGATAAAGGATTGATGAATTTAGATGGGGACCCCTTCATAATCCACTTGTTGAAGATGGTTGTAAAAATTACTGAAGAAATCATACTGGTTTTAAGGGATAAAAAACAGGTAGAATTATATCAAAACTGTATTAATGACTTTAAAAGGCAAATACATAATCATGACCCCCACATCAAACTGGTAGTTGATATTGAAGTAGATCAGGGCCCCCTTCTGGGACTTTATACTGGCTTATCACACATAAAATCAGAGGGTGCATTAGTTTTGCCCTGTGATTCTCCTTTTGTCTCACCTTACTTTGTAGATAAAATGTTCGAATTAACAGAAGTTAGTGAAGCCTGTATTCTGGTTCCAGTTTGGCCAGATGGATCAACCGAACCATTACATTCTTATTACTGTAAAGAATGTATTCCTATAATTCAGAAACAGTTGGAAAATGGTTTTCGGAATGTTAAATCATTACTGGAAAAAATTGATGTAGCTTATGTTGGTGTTGAAGTTTTAGATCCAGGAAAAAAAAGTTTCATCAATTTAAACCGTCCAGAAGATGTGTCCCAATCCCTTAAGAAATAA
- a CDS encoding pseudomurein-binding repeat-containing protein yields the protein MESLTLEQYRKMVDKVIEFKRLNGDLPKYAVVDGCRIHKREYIDMIERVNTFFLQMGRNPGSVDITPLEDVPVVETVLI from the coding sequence ATGGAGAGTCTAACTCTCGAGCAGTATAGAAAAATGGTGGATAAGGTAATAGAATTTAAAAGGTTGAATGGAGACCTGCCTAAATATGCGGTTGTTGACGGTTGCCGCATTCACAAGAGAGAATATATAGATATGATTGAAAGGGTTAACACATTCTTCCTCCAAATGGGAAGAAACCCTGGAAGCGTGGACATTACGCCCCTTGAAGATGTTCCAGTTGTGGAAACAGTTTTAATATAA
- the cbiT gene encoding precorrin-6Y C5,15-methyltransferase (decarboxylating) subunit CbiT: MIPDEDFVQIQGVPGPTKEEVRCLVMCKARIASNDTVVDVGCGSGGLTLESARKARKVIALDKNPEALELTRQNLQKHGLTPKVQLVEGDALEVLEGIESFDTFLVGGSSGDLPFIIKQGYEKLNKHGRIVVTSILLETRVEAVDTLKELGMTPDVVEVTIAKGKITERGTMMLGRNPITIISAVK, from the coding sequence ATGATCCCGGATGAGGATTTCGTCCAGATCCAGGGTGTGCCCGGACCTACTAAGGAAGAGGTAAGGTGCCTGGTAATGTGCAAGGCCAGAATAGCATCCAATGATACAGTGGTTGATGTGGGCTGCGGTAGTGGTGGTTTAACACTGGAATCCGCTCGTAAGGCCCGGAAAGTGATTGCACTGGATAAAAATCCGGAAGCCCTGGAACTAACCCGTCAAAATTTGCAAAAACATGGTCTCACCCCTAAAGTTCAACTGGTGGAAGGTGATGCCCTAGAGGTATTGGAAGGCATTGAATCCTTCGACACCTTCCTGGTAGGTGGAAGCAGTGGAGATCTCCCATTTATAATAAAACAGGGATATGAAAAGCTTAATAAACATGGTCGAATAGTGGTAACTTCCATCCTATTGGAAACCAGGGTTGAAGCGGTTGACACCCTTAAAGAATTGGGAATGACTCCCGATGTGGTGGAAGTAACCATTGCCAAGGGGAAAATAACCGAAAGAGGCACCATGATGCTGGGAAGAAACCCAATCACCATTATTTCTGCAGTGAAATAA
- a CDS encoding UbiX family flavin prenyltransferase, whose translation MIVVAITGASGVIYGVRLLEVLKEMGRKTALVVTDPARIILKYEMGMDEDELKGLCHKFYDPGDLTSAINSGSCRFESMVIVPCTMKTISAISTGFASNAVTRAADVVLKERRTLLLVPRETPLRSVHLENMLSISREGAIILPAMPAFYHQPQNMDDLVDFLVGKILDVLHIDHNLYQRWQGEVP comes from the coding sequence ATGATAGTGGTAGCCATAACTGGAGCTAGCGGCGTTATTTACGGTGTCAGACTCCTGGAAGTATTGAAAGAAATGGGAAGGAAAACTGCCCTGGTGGTAACTGACCCGGCACGTATCATCCTGAAATACGAAATGGGGATGGATGAAGATGAACTAAAGGGACTTTGTCACAAGTTTTATGATCCAGGAGACCTTACCAGTGCCATTAACAGTGGTTCCTGCCGTTTTGAATCCATGGTCATTGTCCCCTGTACCATGAAGACCATTTCTGCAATATCCACTGGTTTTGCCAGCAATGCGGTTACCCGGGCTGCAGATGTAGTTTTGAAGGAGAGAAGAACGTTACTCCTGGTGCCCCGCGAAACGCCTTTACGTTCAGTTCATTTAGAGAATATGCTAAGTATCAGCCGTGAAGGTGCAATAATCCTCCCAGCAATGCCTGCTTTTTACCACCAACCCCAGAACATGGATGATCTGGTTGATTTCCTAGTGGGTAAAATACTGGATGTTCTCCATATTGACCATAACCTCTACCAGAGATGGCAGGGAGAGGTCCCATGA
- a CDS encoding HD domain-containing protein, whose protein sequence is MKFIRDSVHGNLQLDDFEVKLTDTPEIQRLRRIKQLGFTYLVYPGANHTRFEHSIGTMYLASRLALNLQLDEDTHSLIRCCAILHDAGHGPFSHVSEGSIESSHEELTSKLIKESQLGDILSEKFSVNEVLKVISGEGPLGHMISGELDVDRMDYLLRDSYFTGVAYGVIDVERLIYNMKLENELLLLDGKGVQAAESMLLARYFMYPSVYQHHTTRIVNSMFRRCLGKLLEKQLINEHEIYRYDDIDIISSARAVNGFIGDIMRRLDNRQLFKRVYSLKLNDIPNPEDIFKMNITSIKKAENDIALDIGAGEEYIMVDIPEYPSFHEMTTPVSVNGDIVPLGDISNLVRALKDARFNHADLCIYLPEKYSEKASELNFIDYLDIPD, encoded by the coding sequence ATGAAGTTTATTCGGGATAGTGTTCATGGAAATCTTCAGTTAGATGATTTTGAAGTTAAATTAACGGATACTCCTGAAATTCAGCGTCTGAGGAGGATCAAACAGTTAGGATTTACCTATCTGGTGTACCCAGGTGCCAATCATACTCGTTTTGAACATTCCATTGGCACCATGTATTTGGCCTCCAGGTTGGCCCTAAACCTGCAGCTGGATGAAGATACTCATTCCCTGATTCGATGTTGTGCCATTCTACATGATGCGGGCCATGGACCATTTTCTCATGTATCAGAGGGCAGTATTGAATCATCCCATGAGGAACTCACCTCCAAACTCATTAAAGAATCACAACTGGGAGACATTCTATCTGAAAAGTTCAGTGTGAATGAAGTACTGAAGGTGATCAGTGGTGAAGGGCCACTGGGCCATATGATCTCAGGTGAACTGGATGTGGATCGTATGGACTACTTGCTAAGGGATTCATACTTCACAGGGGTTGCTTATGGTGTTATCGATGTGGAACGCCTTATTTACAATATGAAACTGGAAAACGAGTTACTCCTCCTGGATGGCAAAGGTGTTCAGGCAGCAGAATCCATGTTGTTAGCTCGTTATTTCATGTATCCAAGTGTTTACCAGCACCATACCACCAGGATTGTTAACTCCATGTTCCGGCGCTGCTTGGGGAAACTACTGGAAAAACAGCTAATCAATGAACACGAGATTTACCGCTACGATGATATTGACATAATCTCATCAGCCAGAGCTGTGAATGGTTTCATCGGAGATATTATGAGAAGATTGGACAACAGGCAACTCTTTAAACGGGTGTACTCCCTTAAACTCAATGACATACCCAATCCAGAGGATATTTTTAAAATGAATATAACTTCCATAAAAAAAGCTGAAAATGATATAGCCCTGGACATAGGAGCTGGTGAAGAATATATAATGGTTGATATTCCAGAATACCCATCTTTCCATGAAATGACCACTCCAGTGTCTGTAAATGGGGATATTGTCCCACTAGGTGATATTTCTAATCTGGTTAGGGCACTTAAAGATGCCCGTTTCAATCATGCGGATTTATGCATCTACCTTCCAGAAAAATACTCAGAAAAAGCCTCTGAACTTAATTTCATTGATTATCTAGATATCCCTGATTAA
- a CDS encoding molybdenum cofactor biosynthesis protein MoaE, whose amino-acid sequence MIFARIIPDYEEIITLNDLTQKIKETPSIGECGAIFTFEGIVRGKDEAKTTDEMVLTSPDPEKTEKELEKILIQVQEKNGVKEIAVVHYLGHFKPGDPLFLVAVAGSHRHETREALEEIIERVKYELDFKKEEKGSAGSKIIMSGG is encoded by the coding sequence ATGATATTTGCCAGAATAATTCCAGATTATGAGGAAATAATCACCCTGAATGATTTAACCCAGAAAATCAAGGAAACCCCCTCTATTGGGGAGTGTGGAGCCATATTCACCTTTGAGGGAATTGTAAGAGGGAAAGATGAGGCTAAAACCACGGATGAAATGGTGTTAACATCTCCAGATCCTGAAAAAACAGAAAAAGAACTTGAAAAGATTTTAATCCAGGTTCAGGAAAAAAACGGAGTAAAGGAAATTGCTGTAGTTCATTACCTTGGCCATTTCAAACCAGGTGATCCTCTATTCCTGGTGGCAGTAGCTGGAAGCCACCGTCATGAAACTCGTGAAGCACTGGAAGAGATTATAGAAAGAGTAAAATACGAACTTGACTTTAAAAAAGAGGAAAAGGGCAGTGCTGGTAGTAAAATCATCATGTCCGGAGGATAA
- a CDS encoding nicotinamide-nucleotide adenylyltransferase, producing the protein MRGLLVGRMQPVHRGHIQVMERILNDVEEVIIGIGSAQVSHSLKDPFTAGERVMMITKALAENDIPASCYYIIPVQDIECNSLWVAHMEMLTPPFEHVYSGNPLVQRLFHEKGYQVTEPPLFNRKSYSGTEVRRRMLAGDNWEKLVPESVVEVINEIDGIARIKQLARKEVSEV; encoded by the coding sequence ATGAGAGGACTTCTGGTGGGGAGAATGCAACCGGTGCACCGGGGACATATTCAGGTAATGGAAAGGATCCTGAATGATGTGGAAGAAGTGATCATTGGAATTGGTAGTGCGCAGGTCAGTCACAGTCTTAAAGATCCATTCACCGCCGGAGAGAGGGTGATGATGATCACTAAGGCCCTGGCAGAAAATGACATACCAGCATCCTGTTACTACATCATACCAGTGCAGGATATAGAGTGTAACTCCCTCTGGGTGGCCCATATGGAAATGTTAACCCCACCATTTGAACATGTCTACTCTGGCAACCCACTGGTCCAGAGACTTTTTCATGAAAAGGGTTATCAGGTTACCGAACCCCCATTATTTAACAGAAAAAGCTATTCCGGGACAGAAGTTCGGCGTAGAATGCTAGCTGGTGATAACTGGGAAAAATTAGTCCCAGAATCAGTAGTAGAAGTTATTAATGAAATTGATGGTATTGCTAGAATTAAACAACTAGCCAGAAAGGAGGTAAGTGAAGTATGA
- a CDS encoding ATP-binding cassette domain-containing protein — MEEGLKIKALDQVNLEVEKGEIVGIIGTSGSGKTSLLRVLRGVEPFDDGSITIDDVTVTPESTTYYSRKLREATAIHLQRSFGLWSETAINNVIRKLYGTKYGDEALTDFDFAFDEFEEEAMEILRVVGLDHKATHFAPVLSGGEKQRLIMARQLAKKPKVLLLDEPATMSCPKTKQEILDAIRNINQDLGVTVILVSHLPEVHHYLSQRLVLMEEGQVVDVGSPDKIIKEFLQKMEDELPKRNSEDIGKTIIKARDLEKRFYLLKAGNVLELTDASFDINEREIVSLIGPSGAGKTVLLRMVGGLDLPDAGKVTFKLDGEWVDMHQPGIDRMEIRRQMGFMHQEFALVHHARIRDQIAGRLGVKGIMVVDEAKKKAEELGISDLALDVLYQLTDLPENEAKQRLEQLGLSGNILDALFPSFPDNKIKEYAEPIFKALDLPLDILNRRSYELSGGQKVRATLALVLTSHPKVLILDEPFGDLDPITLRIVSNSLKRINKEFNTTIIMVSHHIDFIEELSTRSIRMEDGKLIGDGDPDIECDKFIKSCGAHYLENISQWKEKLLEE; from the coding sequence ATGGAGGAAGGTCTTAAGATCAAGGCACTGGATCAGGTTAACCTGGAAGTGGAAAAGGGTGAGATTGTGGGGATTATTGGGACCAGTGGTTCTGGTAAAACCAGTTTGCTCCGTGTGTTAAGGGGTGTGGAACCATTTGATGATGGGTCAATTACCATTGATGATGTGACAGTGACCCCTGAATCCACCACTTACTATTCCCGGAAACTGCGAGAGGCAACCGCAATTCACCTGCAGCGTTCCTTTGGATTATGGTCTGAAACAGCAATTAACAATGTTATAAGGAAGCTTTACGGGACTAAGTATGGGGATGAAGCATTAACTGATTTTGACTTTGCATTTGACGAGTTTGAAGAGGAAGCTATGGAAATTCTCCGTGTGGTGGGTCTGGATCATAAAGCCACTCATTTCGCACCAGTACTGAGTGGTGGGGAAAAACAGAGACTTATTATGGCCCGACAGTTAGCTAAAAAGCCCAAAGTTCTATTGTTAGACGAACCTGCCACCATGTCTTGCCCTAAGACAAAACAGGAAATTCTGGATGCGATTCGTAATATTAACCAGGACTTGGGAGTGACCGTAATCCTGGTTTCTCACCTTCCTGAGGTTCATCACTACCTCTCCCAGAGGCTGGTATTAATGGAAGAAGGACAGGTGGTGGATGTAGGTTCACCAGATAAAATAATCAAGGAATTCCTCCAGAAAATGGAAGATGAACTACCCAAACGTAACAGTGAAGATATTGGGAAGACCATAATCAAAGCCCGCGACCTGGAGAAAAGGTTTTATCTTCTTAAAGCAGGTAATGTGCTGGAGTTAACAGATGCAAGCTTCGATATTAATGAAAGAGAGATCGTTTCCCTTATTGGGCCCAGTGGTGCTGGTAAGACCGTGCTACTACGTATGGTGGGTGGTCTGGACCTTCCTGATGCCGGTAAAGTCACCTTTAAACTGGACGGTGAATGGGTGGACATGCACCAGCCTGGAATTGACCGAATGGAAATCCGCCGCCAAATGGGATTCATGCACCAGGAATTCGCACTGGTACATCACGCCCGTATCCGGGATCAGATCGCCGGAAGACTGGGAGTTAAAGGAATAATGGTAGTGGATGAAGCCAAGAAAAAAGCCGAAGAACTGGGTATCAGTGACCTGGCCCTGGATGTTCTATACCAGCTCACAGATCTTCCCGAAAATGAGGCAAAACAGCGTTTAGAACAGTTAGGTTTATCTGGAAATATTTTAGATGCACTTTTCCCAAGTTTCCCAGATAATAAAATCAAAGAATATGCTGAACCCATATTCAAAGCACTGGACCTTCCCCTGGATATTTTAAATCGTCGATCCTATGAATTATCAGGAGGTCAGAAAGTCAGGGCAACCCTGGCCCTGGTGCTAACATCACATCCCAAGGTTCTTATCTTAGATGAACCATTCGGTGATCTGGATCCGATAACCCTCCGTATTGTTTCCAATTCCCTCAAACGGATAAATAAAGAATTCAACACCACCATCATCATGGTTAGCCATCATATTGACTTCATTGAGGAACTTTCCACCCGTTCCATACGCATGGAAGATGGGAAACTCATTGGAGATGGAGATCCTGATATTGAGTGTGATAAATTCATTAAAAGCTGTGGAGCTCATTATCTTGAGAATATTTCCCAGTGGAAAGAGAAATTACTGGAAGAATAA
- a CDS encoding flavin reductase family protein, whose protein sequence is MEFENMDVGSFYRMLAPRPTIIVTTVNNEGEVNAAPFSFTMPVSVNPPLIAVSSVPRHHTYQNLEETRELVVNIPSADILNQLWVTGEKFPQGVNEIKEAGLTEMDSVEVAPPWIKECLAHMECKVEFTQECGDHHLVVGRVLKVGVREDAMREGLLDVEMVKPLLHLGGKDFVVGDHRRKVD, encoded by the coding sequence ATGGAATTTGAAAATATGGATGTGGGAAGCTTTTACCGAATGCTGGCACCTCGCCCCACCATAATTGTGACCACTGTGAATAATGAAGGGGAAGTTAATGCTGCCCCTTTTTCCTTCACCATGCCAGTTTCAGTTAACCCACCATTAATTGCAGTGTCATCTGTGCCCCGGCACCATACTTATCAGAATCTGGAAGAAACCAGGGAGTTGGTGGTTAACATTCCCAGTGCAGATATACTCAACCAACTATGGGTTACTGGTGAAAAGTTCCCCCAGGGAGTGAATGAGATTAAAGAAGCAGGTTTGACTGAGATGGATTCTGTTGAAGTCGCACCACCTTGGATAAAGGAATGCCTGGCCCATATGGAGTGTAAAGTTGAATTCACCCAGGAATGTGGTGATCATCATTTAGTGGTTGGACGGGTATTGAAGGTTGGTGTCAGGGAAGATGCCATGCGGGAAGGACTTCTGGATGTGGAAATGGTGAAACCATTACTCCATCTAGGTGGTAAGGACTTTGTGGTGGGTGACCATCGTAGGAAAGTGGATTGA
- a CDS encoding universal stress protein: MGSQNMFNTIMVPTDGSEYSKRAENTALSLAKKLGSTVVALHIIDDKLIYPYEVLQDEGKAILQEVQKKGQDMGVEVHEILLVGSPTKDMVKITQKAGADLVVIGTHGKTGLEKLIMGSVAENTLKKVEIPILLVK; this comes from the coding sequence ATGGGAAGTCAAAATATGTTCAACACTATAATGGTCCCCACTGATGGATCCGAGTACTCTAAAAGGGCTGAAAATACCGCATTATCTCTTGCTAAAAAATTGGGTTCAACTGTTGTTGCCCTCCACATAATCGATGATAAACTCATATATCCCTATGAAGTACTGCAGGATGAGGGTAAAGCCATTCTCCAGGAAGTACAAAAGAAGGGTCAGGATATGGGTGTGGAAGTCCATGAAATACTTCTGGTTGGAAGCCCCACCAAGGATATGGTCAAAATAACCCAGAAAGCAGGAGCTGATCTGGTGGTTATAGGTACACACGGGAAAACCGGACTGGAGAAGCTTATAATGGGCAGTGTGGCTGAGAATACTCTGAAAAAAGTTGAAATACCCATATTGCTCGTTAAATAA
- a CDS encoding pyrimidine dimer DNA glycosylase/endonuclease V: MRLWSLHPGYLDSKGLVALWREGLLARAVLTGKTKGYTHHPQLNRFKIQDHPLLFLDTYLNHVYNEACARGYNFNQEKIGVNCTTRQIPVTSGQLSYEFHHLQGKLQKRDHDTYLATKRLMDKKGSIQTNPVFKVIPGDIEPWEKVEK; this comes from the coding sequence ATGAGACTTTGGAGTCTTCATCCTGGATATTTGGATAGTAAAGGTTTGGTGGCACTTTGGAGAGAGGGTTTACTGGCCCGTGCTGTTTTAACAGGTAAGACTAAAGGTTATACCCATCATCCTCAGCTTAATCGCTTTAAGATACAGGATCATCCCCTTCTTTTTCTGGATACTTACCTAAACCATGTTTACAATGAAGCCTGTGCAAGGGGATATAATTTCAATCAGGAAAAAATTGGAGTAAATTGTACCACCAGGCAAATCCCAGTTACCAGTGGGCAACTATCCTATGAATTTCATCATCTCCAGGGGAAACTCCAGAAACGAGACCATGATACATACTTGGCAACAAAAAGGTTGATGGATAAAAAGGGATCAATCCAAACAAACCCTGTTTTTAAAGTAATTCCTGGTGATATTGAACCCTGGGAAAAGGTAGAAAAGTAA
- a CDS encoding rubredoxin: MSRYKCKVCGYIYDTESGEPRNKTAPGTEFEDLPDDWFCPHCGANKHRFVTI, encoded by the coding sequence ATGAGCAGATACAAATGCAAAGTTTGTGGTTATATCTACGACACTGAATCTGGTGAGCCACGGAATAAGACAGCCCCTGGAACTGAATTTGAAGACTTACCTGATGACTGGTTCTGCCCTCACTGCGGAGCTAACAAACACCGTTTTGTAACTATATGA
- a CDS encoding rubredoxin codes for MKRYKCKVCNYIYDPEVGEPRTGTPPGTAFEDLPDDWTCPKCGAGKFRFIAI; via the coding sequence ATGAAAAGATACAAGTGTAAGGTCTGTAATTATATCTACGATCCTGAAGTAGGAGAACCGAGAACCGGAACTCCTCCTGGAACAGCCTTTGAGGATCTGCCCGATGATTGGACCTGCCCTAAATGTGGTGCTGGTAAATTCCGCTTCATAGCAATTTAA